A stretch of the Vibrio aquimaris genome encodes the following:
- a CDS encoding gamma-glutamyl-gamma-aminobutyrate hydrolase family protein (Members of this family of hydrolases with an active site Cys residue belong to MEROPS family C26.), with product MAIISDRKVIKKRVPTVLKSSIAATNSKYREYPTLESGELNTSLSIKIKSIQSLVDRLTPSQEKLFGKNLLKREKLLTKDFINDKFLISFNSDELDIIESKLRNSLEETPSISRKSDVKIAMRDRKYSPTSLLFESKNKVEPSYLDNKKIKKNELIKLIEKESCSNNGERVDLGQLLIKNGYSTTIEKINFIDTNLLKNININDITFHQCKFSWSHFTQSNLSNVRFSYCKLLNASFENSSIKNCHFNKCKMRELMFTASRITNCHFRSSDIISTSFEDSQVKGCHFKNITAPGSHFLDAEINDSHIIESNLRDCYFFNNLDKFVVTEKVKNTATISKPLAIIPVYAEVRGVTTPKAYMKMAREANIIPLRISVQPQKIIPENVNSEVSKLLVKIRSENNSGTPIPKQLLELAKENPDTYPEINKILGKSTNISKHINAFYLPGGEDIPASLYGKEDHEKNSWGGDYRRSILELSIIDQAINKGIPLMAICRGYQMTNVYFGAQIKQHIKGHKGIQRFRPNSKEKAGLYGKVLQNPLISAVAHHQAVPENNGANEYLDPIITYEGTVKASEIKYPGSAPAILLQFHPEFNKVKTADSMTQAVTDIALTSVMSSSNDQFWTILSDSAQTHQNYKRVKQELLSQP from the coding sequence GTGGCTATTATAAGTGACAGAAAAGTCATTAAAAAGAGAGTCCCTACAGTGCTTAAATCTTCTATAGCAGCCACTAATTCTAAATATAGAGAATATCCAACTTTGGAATCTGGTGAGTTAAATACTTCTTTGTCTATCAAGATCAAGTCTATTCAAAGTTTAGTTGATCGACTAACCCCATCACAGGAAAAGCTTTTTGGAAAGAATTTATTGAAAAGAGAAAAATTATTAACAAAAGATTTTATAAATGATAAATTTTTAATTAGTTTTAATAGTGATGAATTAGATATTATAGAGAGTAAGCTTCGTAACTCTCTTGAAGAAACGCCCAGTATATCAAGAAAATCAGATGTTAAAATAGCTATGAGAGATAGAAAATATTCTCCAACATCACTATTGTTTGAATCAAAAAATAAGGTTGAACCTTCTTATTTAGACAATAAAAAAATAAAAAAAAATGAGCTAATTAAACTAATTGAAAAAGAATCATGTAGCAATAACGGCGAAAGAGTAGACCTAGGACAGCTACTGATAAAAAACGGATACTCAACAACAATTGAAAAAATAAACTTTATAGATACTAATTTACTCAAAAACATAAATATTAATGATATTACCTTTCATCAATGTAAGTTTAGTTGGAGTCACTTTACCCAATCTAACTTATCTAATGTCAGATTTTCATATTGTAAGCTTCTTAACGCATCATTTGAAAATTCCTCTATAAAAAACTGTCACTTTAATAAATGCAAAATGCGTGAATTAATGTTTACAGCGTCACGGATAACTAATTGCCACTTTAGAAGTAGTGATATAATTAGTACTAGTTTCGAGGACTCACAAGTAAAAGGTTGTCATTTTAAAAACATAACAGCTCCTGGGTCTCACTTCCTAGATGCTGAAATCAATGACTCCCATATTATTGAAAGTAATTTAAGAGACTGTTATTTTTTTAATAACTTAGACAAATTCGTTGTAACAGAAAAAGTAAAAAATACTGCTACTATTAGTAAACCTTTAGCTATAATCCCTGTTTATGCTGAAGTTCGAGGGGTTACAACTCCAAAAGCTTACATGAAAATGGCTAGAGAAGCGAATATAATACCTCTACGTATTTCAGTACAACCACAAAAAATTATTCCAGAGAATGTTAACAGTGAAGTTAGTAAATTACTTGTTAAAATAAGGTCAGAAAATAATAGTGGTACCCCAATTCCTAAACAATTATTAGAATTAGCAAAAGAAAACCCTGATACCTATCCTGAAATAAATAAAATTTTAGGAAAGTCTACTAACATATCAAAACATATTAATGCCTTTTATCTTCCTGGAGGAGAGGATATACCCGCTTCATTGTATGGCAAAGAAGATCATGAGAAAAACTCTTGGGGTGGGGATTATCGTCGTTCAATACTTGAGCTTTCAATTATAGATCAAGCTATAAATAAAGGTATTCCACTCATGGCTATTTGCCGAGGGTATCAGATGACAAATGTCTATTTTGGCGCACAGATAAAACAACACATAAAGGGGCATAAGGGCATTCAAAGATTTAGACCTAATAGTAAAGAAAAAGCAGGGTTATATGGTAAAGTATTGCAAAATCCACTCATTAGTGCCGTTGCTCACCACCAAGCCGTTCCCGAAAATAATGGAGCTAATGAATATTTGGATCCTATTATAACATATGAGGGAACTGTTAAAGCTTCCGAAATAAAATATCCGGGATCAGCACCTGCAATCTTACTTCAGTTTCACCCTGAATTTAATAAAGTTAAAACAGCTGATTCAATGACACAAGCAGTTACTGATATTGCACTCACATCCGTAATGTCATCATCCAATGATCAATTTTGGACTATACTATCAGACTCTGCTCAAACCCATCAGAATTATAAAAGAGTGAAGCAGGAGTTATTATCACAGCCGTGA
- a CDS encoding ketoacyl-ACP synthase III codes for MTTTYAEITGWGKCLPPSILSNQDLGTFLDTSDEWIRTRTGIENRRISHVDTSELATVAAKHAVACAGLDINDIDLLIIATCSPDSLIPNMASKVSQNLGMEGTMAFDLNAACTGFLYGLETATKMMQSGSYRHALVIGAERLSFFIDWSMRETAVLFGDGAGAVVLSQSESAVGLQNAQLGCDSQGRDILSVPKFGSSMNRFAADNGYWEFNFIGKEIFKRAVKGMGAAAHNVLERSQLSTKDVDLVIPHQANIRIIQTLCDLSGIGQDKAFINIQKYGNTSAATIPIALCEALEQGRIKADDNMLLAAFGAGLTWGAAHVKWGSRITPIGASDAALPECDKPVLELIDEAVNFCKKHTTY; via the coding sequence ATGACTACAACATACGCAGAAATTACTGGCTGGGGTAAGTGCCTTCCGCCCTCTATACTCTCCAACCAAGATTTAGGTACTTTTCTTGATACCTCAGATGAGTGGATTCGAACCAGAACAGGGATTGAGAATCGTAGAATTAGTCATGTCGACACTTCAGAACTTGCCACGGTTGCGGCAAAACATGCCGTCGCATGTGCTGGTTTGGACATCAATGATATCGATCTTCTTATTATCGCAACCTGTTCACCAGACTCTCTTATTCCTAATATGGCATCTAAGGTGTCACAAAACTTAGGAATGGAAGGGACAATGGCGTTTGATCTAAACGCTGCGTGTACCGGCTTTCTTTATGGTTTAGAAACAGCAACAAAGATGATGCAATCGGGAAGTTACCGTCATGCCTTGGTGATTGGTGCCGAGCGACTGTCATTTTTTATTGACTGGTCCATGCGAGAAACCGCCGTGTTATTTGGTGATGGAGCGGGGGCTGTTGTACTGAGTCAATCAGAAAGCGCGGTGGGTTTACAAAATGCGCAGCTCGGCTGTGACTCTCAAGGTAGAGACATACTGTCGGTGCCTAAATTTGGCAGTTCAATGAACCGTTTTGCTGCCGATAATGGATACTGGGAATTCAATTTCATCGGAAAAGAGATTTTTAAGCGAGCCGTCAAAGGCATGGGGGCAGCAGCCCATAATGTGTTAGAAAGAAGTCAGTTATCGACAAAAGACGTAGACTTGGTTATTCCTCATCAGGCGAACATACGTATTATTCAAACCCTGTGTGACTTATCCGGTATTGGGCAAGACAAGGCATTTATCAATATTCAAAAGTATGGTAACACGTCAGCGGCGACCATTCCTATTGCGTTATGCGAAGCGCTAGAGCAAGGGCGCATTAAAGCCGATGACAATATGTTACTAGCAGCTTTTGGCGCAGGGTTAACTTGGGGAGCAGCACATGTTAAATGGGGGAGTCGAATCACGCCAATAGGTGCCAGTGACGCGGCATTGCCAGAGTGTGATAAACCAGTGCTTGAGTTGATCGATGAGGCGGTTAATTTCTGCAAGAAACATACTACTTACTGA